A genomic window from Pseudomonadota bacterium includes:
- the alaS gene encoding alanine--tRNA ligase yields MDSCTIRSRFLDFFAGHAHTVVPSSPLVPANDPTLYFTNAGMVQFKDVFVGEQSRPYSRACSAQKCLRVSGKHNDLETVGRTPKHHTLFEMLGNFSFGDYFKQEAIALAWRFLTAEMGLPAERMIATVFCGEQGVPADEEAFATWRDAIGLPAERIFRLGSSDNFWAMGETGPCGPCSEIHLLADPTVSMREALAAGGPAVDARWVEIWNLVFMQFNRQPDGVLQPLARTGVDTGMGLERLTALVNGFASTYDTDLLRPLIETVSRRAGVPYGAAEATDISMRVIADHARATACCIADGVFPEKGGREYVLRRIMRRAIRHGKLLGLEEPFFHEVCAAVGERMGDAYPELRERAEVITKVVRAEETAFRRTLDRGLVQLEQAIDAARGAASTELPVPFVGDLYATAGFPIDLTRLIAEEAGLHVDEAAAHRWVAETHGATASKVGEQGIAAIHKQLAEAHGPTEFVGYSEEAAEGTLLALVCAGALVEQARAGDEVELIVDRTPCYGRSGGQVGDSGTAQSAGARLELLETTKPDGALIVHRARLLSGSLQRGERLMLVVDGPRRQAIRLNHSATHLLHHALREVLGTHVAQKGSEVTPAHLRFDFSHFEAMTPAQLRQVEALVNAEIRRNVASRTELSSYEQARQAGAMALFGEKYGEQVRVVHIGSASTELCGGTHVARAGDLGHFRILSEEALALGVRRIVALTGEGALALDQRFEDQLRGVARLLKAAPDEVAERTERLLGQPSSRSAEIARLRRQLATGGGGSDPLQRVRTVAGVRLLALRTESGDPKTLRDVGDALRNRLGEGVLVLGAEHEGKATLLVMVSPALKDRVHAGKLVGALALLVGGRGGGRPDMAQAGGPELARLDEALERSEELLSALLAGTQSGSAAGSGVATP; encoded by the coding sequence ATGGACTCATGCACCATTCGCAGCCGCTTCCTCGACTTCTTCGCCGGGCACGCGCATACCGTCGTGCCCAGCTCGCCGCTGGTCCCCGCGAACGACCCGACCCTCTACTTCACCAACGCCGGGATGGTGCAGTTCAAGGACGTTTTCGTCGGCGAGCAGAGCCGCCCCTACAGCCGAGCCTGCAGCGCCCAAAAATGCCTGCGCGTCAGCGGCAAGCACAACGATCTCGAGACGGTCGGGCGCACGCCCAAGCATCACACGCTCTTCGAGATGCTCGGCAACTTCTCCTTCGGCGACTACTTCAAGCAAGAGGCGATCGCGCTGGCCTGGCGCTTCCTCACTGCCGAGATGGGTCTGCCCGCCGAACGGATGATCGCCACGGTCTTCTGCGGCGAGCAGGGCGTGCCGGCCGATGAGGAGGCCTTCGCGACCTGGCGCGACGCCATCGGCTTACCGGCCGAGCGGATCTTTCGCCTGGGATCGAGCGACAACTTCTGGGCGATGGGCGAGACGGGCCCCTGTGGGCCGTGCAGCGAGATCCATCTGCTCGCCGATCCGACCGTGTCGATGCGCGAGGCGCTGGCCGCCGGCGGCCCCGCCGTAGATGCGCGCTGGGTGGAGATCTGGAACCTGGTCTTCATGCAGTTCAATCGCCAGCCCGATGGCGTGCTGCAGCCCCTGGCGCGCACCGGCGTCGACACGGGCATGGGCCTGGAGCGCCTGACGGCGCTGGTCAACGGCTTCGCCTCGACCTACGACACCGACCTGCTGCGTCCGCTGATCGAGACGGTCAGCCGCCGTGCGGGCGTGCCCTATGGCGCGGCAGAAGCCACGGACATCAGCATGCGCGTCATCGCCGACCACGCACGAGCGACGGCGTGCTGCATCGCCGACGGGGTGTTTCCCGAGAAGGGCGGCCGCGAGTATGTGCTGCGCCGGATCATGCGGCGCGCGATCCGCCACGGCAAGCTGCTGGGCCTCGAGGAGCCCTTCTTCCACGAGGTCTGCGCCGCCGTCGGCGAGCGCATGGGTGACGCCTATCCCGAGCTGCGCGAGCGCGCCGAGGTCATCACCAAGGTGGTGCGCGCCGAGGAGACAGCCTTCCGCCGCACGCTCGACCGCGGCCTGGTTCAGCTCGAGCAGGCGATCGACGCCGCCCGCGGGGCCGCGAGCACGGAGCTCCCCGTGCCCTTCGTCGGCGACCTCTACGCGACCGCGGGCTTCCCGATCGACCTCACGCGCCTGATCGCCGAAGAGGCGGGGCTTCACGTGGACGAAGCGGCGGCGCACCGCTGGGTCGCTGAGACCCACGGGGCCACCGCGAGCAAGGTCGGCGAACAAGGCATCGCCGCGATCCACAAGCAGCTCGCCGAGGCCCATGGGCCGACCGAGTTCGTCGGCTACAGCGAGGAAGCAGCCGAGGGCACGCTGCTCGCCTTGGTCTGCGCCGGCGCGCTGGTCGAGCAGGCCCGCGCTGGCGACGAGGTCGAGCTGATCGTCGACCGCACACCCTGCTATGGGCGCTCCGGCGGCCAGGTCGGCGACAGCGGCACGGCCCAGAGCGCAGGGGCGCGACTGGAGCTGCTCGAGACGACCAAGCCCGACGGCGCGCTGATCGTTCACCGCGCCCGCCTGCTCAGCGGCAGCCTGCAGCGTGGCGAACGCCTGATGCTCGTCGTCGACGGCCCGCGGCGCCAGGCGATCCGCCTCAACCACAGCGCTACGCACCTGCTGCACCATGCGCTCCGCGAGGTGCTCGGCACCCACGTCGCGCAGAAGGGGTCCGAGGTCACGCCCGCCCACCTGCGCTTCGACTTCAGCCACTTCGAGGCCATGACGCCCGCGCAGCTGCGACAGGTCGAGGCGTTGGTCAATGCCGAGATCCGACGCAACGTCGCCAGTCGCACGGAGCTGAGCAGCTACGAGCAGGCACGGCAGGCCGGGGCGATGGCGCTCTTCGGCGAGAAGTACGGCGAGCAGGTGCGCGTGGTGCATATCGGCAGCGCCTCGACCGAGCTCTGCGGCGGCACCCACGTCGCGCGCGCGGGCGACCTGGGACACTTCCGCATCCTCAGCGAGGAAGCGCTGGCGCTCGGGGTGCGACGCATTGTCGCGCTGACGGGTGAGGGCGCGTTGGCGCTCGACCAGCGCTTCGAGGATCAGCTACGCGGCGTGGCGCGCCTGCTGAAGGCAGCCCCGGACGAGGTCGCGGAGCGGACCGAGCGCCTGCTCGGACAGCCCAGCTCCAGGAGCGCGGAGATCGCGCGGCTTCGGCGCCAGCTCGCGACGGGCGGCGGCGGCAGTGATCCGCTGCAGCGGGTGCGCACCGTCGCCGGCGTGCGCTTGCTCGCGCTGCGCACCGAGTCCGGTGACCCAAAGACGCTGCGTGACGTCGGCGACGCCCTGCGCAACCGCCTCGGCGAGGGCGTGCTGGTCCTCGGCGCCGAGCACGAAGGCAAGGCCACCCTGCTGGTGATGGTCAGCCCTGCGCTCAAGGATCGAGTGCATGCGGGCAAGCTGGTCGGCGCGCTGGCGCTCTTGGTCGGCGGCCGCGGAGGTGGGCGGCCGGACATGGCGCAGGCCGGCGGCCCCGAGCTCGCGCGCCTCGATGAGGCGCTGGAACGCAGCGAGGAGCTCCTCTCCGCGCTGCTCGCCGGCACGCAGAGCGGCAGCGCGGCCGGGTCAGGGGTGGCGACGCCATGA
- a CDS encoding transposase, protein MRLVKAADVALASGERGALQAMMRKEGIYSSHLATWRRQLGVGGEAGLASRKPGRKPKLDAKDRALLAATKEVDKLKRKLRVANALIDLQKKAHELLGLTLPEPPEDET, encoded by the coding sequence CTGCGGCTAGTGAAGGCGGCCGACGTGGCCCTCGCGAGCGGCGAGCGCGGCGCGCTGCAGGCGATGATGCGCAAGGAGGGCATCTACAGCTCCCACCTCGCGACGTGGCGGCGGCAGCTCGGCGTGGGTGGCGAGGCCGGCCTGGCCTCGCGCAAGCCGGGCCGCAAGCCGAAGCTCGACGCCAAGGACCGCGCGCTGCTCGCCGCCACCAAGGAGGTCGACAAGCTCAAGCGCAAGCTCCGGGTGGCCAACGCGCTCATCGACCTCCAAAAAAAAGCACACGAGCTACTGGGCCTGACGCTTCCCGAGCCGCCCGAGGACGAGACCTGA
- a CDS encoding IS3 family transposase yields MRLVEQREAGVPVSAACAALAVGRASLYRWRRPAPPPSLPGVRVRTPSPRRLDDAERQAILDALHSAEFADQPPTEVYATLLGRGIYLGSIRTIYRVLAAAGETKERRNQRAPQQHAMPSLTATAPNQVWTWDITKLATTQKGVFLMAYVIIDLFSRFVVGWMVATKECKHLAAQLFAETIARHGVEPGLQVHADRGSAMKSDTLAQLLDSLSASRSFSRPRVSNDNPYSEAQFKTMKYQPDYPGCFGSVLHGRAWLGDFLGWHNDDHHHAGLALFTPADVFYGRVAEVAATRQVALDAAYRTHPERFPNGAPRVRLPPAAVHINPIVIEAVDIAALAIDSAPDPVTDDYGPAPPNPTATDMPMPTGPTYGRPAAVAIAT; encoded by the coding sequence ATGCGGCTCGTCGAGCAACGCGAGGCCGGTGTGCCGGTCAGCGCGGCGTGCGCCGCGTTGGCCGTGGGCCGAGCGTCGCTGTATCGGTGGCGTCGCCCAGCACCACCCCCATCGCTGCCGGGCGTCCGCGTGCGTACCCCAAGCCCGCGCCGGCTCGACGACGCCGAGCGGCAAGCTATCCTCGATGCGCTCCACAGCGCCGAGTTCGCCGACCAGCCGCCGACGGAGGTGTACGCGACTCTGCTCGGGCGCGGCATCTACCTCGGGTCCATCCGCACGATCTATCGCGTGCTCGCCGCGGCTGGTGAGACCAAAGAGCGCCGCAATCAGCGGGCGCCGCAGCAGCACGCGATGCCGTCGTTGACCGCGACGGCGCCCAATCAGGTCTGGACGTGGGACATTACAAAGCTCGCGACGACGCAGAAGGGCGTGTTCTTGATGGCGTACGTCATCATCGACCTCTTCAGCCGGTTCGTCGTCGGTTGGATGGTCGCGACCAAGGAGTGCAAGCACCTCGCAGCCCAGCTCTTCGCCGAGACCATCGCGCGCCACGGCGTCGAGCCCGGCCTGCAGGTCCACGCCGACCGCGGGTCGGCGATGAAGAGCGACACCCTCGCGCAGTTGCTCGACTCGCTCAGCGCCTCGCGCAGCTTCAGCCGCCCTCGCGTGTCCAACGACAACCCGTACAGCGAGGCGCAGTTCAAAACCATGAAGTACCAGCCCGACTATCCCGGCTGCTTCGGCTCGGTGCTCCACGGCCGTGCCTGGCTCGGCGACTTCCTCGGCTGGCACAACGACGACCATCACCACGCGGGCCTCGCCCTGTTCACCCCGGCCGATGTCTTCTACGGCCGCGTCGCCGAGGTCGCCGCGACGCGCCAGGTCGCGCTCGACGCCGCGTACCGCACCCATCCTGAGCGCTTCCCCAACGGTGCGCCGCGCGTGCGGCTGCCGCCTGCCGCAGTGCACATCAACCCCATCGTCATCGAGGCCGTCGATATCGCCGCGCTGGCCATCGACAGCGCACCGGACCCGGTCACCGACGACTACGGTCCTGCGCCACCAAACCCAACTGCCACCGACATGCCGATGCCGACCGGGCCGACCTACGGGCGACCGGCCGCGGTGGCTATCGCTACATAG
- a CDS encoding FixH family protein — translation MRALSILFAVSCVVGLAGGCGGDDDEGSQAANQSTAAGLRLTLVFEFDPPVVGQNRLSVSVSDDAGAPVTGAQITVDPQMPHMGHGSTEEATVSELGGGSYDAFPVTFQMPGMWEVTVGATKGALSASETIKLMVE, via the coding sequence ATGCGCGCACTCTCGATTCTTTTCGCAGTGTCCTGTGTGGTCGGGTTAGCCGGCGGTTGCGGTGGCGATGACGATGAAGGCAGCCAGGCTGCCAATCAGTCCACCGCCGCCGGGCTGCGCCTGACCCTGGTGTTCGAGTTCGACCCGCCCGTCGTTGGGCAGAACAGGCTCTCCGTTTCTGTCTCGGACGACGCCGGCGCACCCGTCACTGGAGCGCAAATCACGGTCGATCCGCAGATGCCGCACATGGGCCACGGATCGACCGAGGAGGCGACAGTCAGCGAGCTTGGTGGCGGCAGCTACGACGCCTTCCCCGTGACGTTTCAGATGCCGGGCATGTGGGAGGTGACCGTTGGCGCGACAAAGGGCGCGCTGAGCGCTAGCGAGACGATCAAGTTGATGGTGGAGTAG
- a CDS encoding redoxin domain-containing protein — protein sequence MVALPSEALAAMPLRQLDGRALDLAQTVRGHDATVLVWWATRCPCVARYQQRIEALGRSFPPERVALLAIASNADDDLATVAREVRRRGMHTSVVLDPRGQLAQAFGARTTPSTIVLNRRGQVVFHGWIDNEREPGVAGRQPHARRAIAATLAGRTPNERTTPVYGCLITKRIGETQSCLPAPEAETCHAAHDED from the coding sequence TTGGTCGCGCTGCCCAGTGAGGCTCTCGCCGCAATGCCGCTGAGACAGCTCGACGGGCGGGCGCTCGATCTCGCACAGACCGTGCGCGGGCACGACGCCACGGTGCTGGTCTGGTGGGCGACGCGCTGCCCCTGCGTTGCTCGCTACCAACAGCGTATCGAGGCGCTGGGGCGGTCCTTCCCGCCGGAGCGCGTCGCGTTGTTGGCAATCGCCAGCAATGCAGACGACGATCTGGCCACCGTCGCACGGGAGGTGCGCCGGCGGGGCATGCACACGTCGGTCGTGCTGGATCCCCGCGGGCAGTTGGCTCAGGCGTTCGGTGCGCGCACGACGCCCAGCACCATCGTGCTGAATCGGCGCGGCCAGGTGGTGTTCCACGGCTGGATCGACAACGAGCGCGAGCCGGGTGTCGCGGGCAGACAGCCCCATGCCAGACGCGCCATCGCGGCGACCCTCGCCGGGCGCACGCCGAACGAGAGAACGACCCCTGTCTATGGCTGCCTGATCACCAAACGCATCGGCGAGACCCAGAGCTGTCTCCCAGCTCCGGAGGCAGAGACATGCCACGCAGCTCACGACGAGGACTAG
- a CDS encoding fasciclin domain-containing protein, with translation MRAADYVTSVAASGPLTVFGPTNAAFEKLPAGTVEELLKPEKADALREILKPEKMN, from the coding sequence GTGAGGGCGGCCGACTACGTCACCTCTGTGGCAGCCTCCGGGCCGCTAACCGTCTTTGGCCCGACCAACGCGGCGTTCGAAAAGCTTCCGGCGGGCACAGTGGAGGAACTGCTCAAGCCAGAGAAGGCCGACGCGCTGCGCGAGATCCTCAAGCCGGAGAAGATGAACTAG
- a CDS encoding HAD-IIB family hydrolase: protein MQPLSTMPAAVANRIDTLFTDIDDTLTSAGRIPAAAYTALWRAFEAGLDVVLVTGRPAGWCDHLARQWPVHAVIGENGALAFALVDGTLRRLFAPRPAAADARLAAIRGQVLAEVPGCRVAADQAYRCCDLAIDIAEEVAPLPEAAVDRIVQIFAAHGAVAKISSIHVNGWLGTHDKLSMCQRWSRELRGRELDPQRATFVGDSPNDAPMFAAFPHACGVANLQRLAHRITPLPAYLTRAAGGEGFAELVDYLLAARR from the coding sequence ATGCAGCCCCTCAGCACGATGCCTGCCGCGGTCGCCAACCGCATCGACACGCTCTTCACCGATATCGACGACACGCTGACCAGCGCTGGCCGCATCCCGGCGGCCGCGTATACCGCGCTGTGGCGCGCCTTCGAGGCGGGCCTCGACGTCGTGCTGGTCACCGGCAGGCCGGCCGGCTGGTGCGACCACCTCGCGCGCCAATGGCCCGTGCACGCGGTGATCGGCGAAAACGGCGCCTTGGCCTTCGCGCTGGTCGACGGCACGCTGCGCCGCCTCTTCGCACCGCGTCCCGCGGCGGCCGACGCGCGCCTCGCCGCGATCCGCGGCCAGGTCTTGGCCGAGGTCCCCGGCTGTCGTGTCGCTGCCGACCAGGCCTACCGCTGCTGCGATCTGGCGATCGACATCGCCGAAGAGGTGGCGCCACTGCCGGAGGCTGCGGTCGACCGGATCGTGCAGATCTTCGCCGCGCACGGCGCCGTGGCCAAGATCAGCTCGATACACGTCAATGGCTGGCTGGGGACGCACGACAAGCTGAGCATGTGCCAGCGCTGGAGCCGCGAGCTGCGCGGCCGCGAGCTCGATCCGCAGCGCGCGACCTTCGTCGGCGACTCGCCGAACGACGCGCCGATGTTCGCCGCCTTCCCGCACGCCTGCGGCGTCGCCAACCTGCAACGCCTGGCACATCGCATCACCCCGTTGCCGGCCTACCTCACGCGGGCCGCCGGGGGCGAGGGCTTCGCCGAGCTGGTCGATTACCTGCTCGCGGCGCGCCGATAA
- a CDS encoding Hsp70 family protein has translation MSRERDKSSPDPVAEIVNRYGRRASSARRDAGGRFWQRLAESVSREPTVSREAMRTTRPSVGGAPAVGAFSAELDAPRAPPPPAGARSSSDDDLGDIDIDLGLPARAPSGAQARVPTHPDAYLPAAERAPSARALPVAEAAAAAAAAGAAQIEITFPDGSTLALAGRRLEGPEGRLRLQAADAPGNPRWLLDALSALARGTQHALQRVAAARRPDDADAAPPSPTPRPPTAKAEAPSFAAEGQGPDPREPQLDDLFLPEGLLAALAGGPLAAVEGEALPLWDGLPALPDATLAAPLEAVEPAGSPPRPHRSSVRLGGAAAEQGKLPTPEEPQPALRPSERQAFRTPSSAGQQAASDAPPTQPGKRRRPTAGPAGEAPTSERVRPARPPRRAEAAPPPPEAPTSAPSPRPQSAELRAIAGPAVPPLGGAGDERARTRPARPTHHSRAATGASAPAARASARAPALTVGVDLGNTYARVGLMRRQMELLGDAEGRRALPVVVGFPQRDEVVLGWDARELRGEHPEQTVAHFTRLLGLSKAQAEREGLLDAASLPARGGRDEELVFDAHRRELSAARLVTLLLAQLRAVASEALAQPITDAVVSVPLGLTRRQRVLLTEAAGQAGWARFSLIDAPWAALHAWGLDQHPGVVAVYDLGGSGFEFSVLQTGPPAQRRVLGMASETGVGSMLLDGALAGRVAERFGRATGIDLRARPAAWQLLLAACEDAKCQLSERNAVQVVAGELLEPELLAEAQHSMGLAYRLTRKELSELASVVVDRSLGVVVRVLVEAGLASDALSAVVLCGGGALSPLVQDAVAAFFGREPLAHDPQLAGVHGAASLGASGDESAVELTRRDD, from the coding sequence ATGAGCCGAGAGCGAGACAAGTCCTCACCTGACCCGGTCGCGGAGATCGTCAACCGCTATGGGCGGCGCGCGTCCAGCGCACGACGCGACGCGGGTGGTCGCTTCTGGCAGCGTCTGGCCGAGTCGGTCTCACGGGAGCCGACGGTCAGCCGTGAGGCGATGCGCACCACGCGCCCATCGGTCGGGGGAGCGCCGGCGGTTGGCGCGTTCTCCGCCGAGCTGGACGCGCCCAGGGCGCCGCCGCCACCGGCGGGAGCACGCAGCAGCTCCGACGACGATCTGGGCGACATCGACATCGACCTCGGCCTTCCCGCCCGGGCGCCCTCGGGAGCGCAGGCACGCGTCCCGACGCACCCAGACGCGTACCTGCCGGCCGCTGAGCGTGCACCGTCAGCGCGTGCCCTGCCCGTCGCTGAGGCCGCGGCCGCAGCCGCAGCCGCGGGCGCGGCGCAGATCGAGATCACCTTTCCCGACGGGTCGACGCTCGCGCTGGCCGGTCGGCGCCTCGAGGGCCCCGAGGGGCGGCTGCGCCTGCAGGCGGCCGATGCGCCGGGCAACCCGCGTTGGCTGCTCGACGCCCTGAGCGCCTTGGCGCGCGGCACGCAACACGCCTTGCAGCGGGTGGCGGCAGCCCGGCGGCCCGACGACGCCGACGCGGCGCCGCCCTCGCCCACGCCACGCCCTCCGACCGCGAAGGCCGAGGCGCCCTCGTTCGCCGCCGAGGGCCAGGGCCCCGACCCGCGCGAGCCGCAGCTCGATGACCTGTTCTTGCCCGAGGGACTGCTGGCCGCGCTGGCCGGCGGCCCGCTCGCCGCCGTCGAGGGTGAGGCGCTGCCGCTCTGGGATGGCTTGCCCGCCTTGCCCGACGCCACGCTGGCGGCGCCGCTCGAGGCCGTCGAACCCGCCGGGTCGCCCCCGCGGCCGCATCGGTCCTCCGTGCGCCTCGGGGGTGCAGCAGCGGAGCAGGGCAAGCTCCCCACCCCTGAGGAGCCGCAACCGGCTCTACGACCAAGCGAGCGGCAGGCCTTCCGCACGCCCTCGTCGGCCGGCCAGCAGGCGGCGAGCGATGCCCCGCCGACGCAGCCCGGCAAGCGGCGCCGGCCGACGGCGGGCCCGGCTGGCGAGGCGCCGACCTCCGAGCGTGTGCGGCCCGCGCGCCCGCCGCGCCGCGCCGAGGCCGCGCCACCCCCCCCCGAGGCGCCGACCTCAGCGCCGTCCCCTCGGCCTCAGAGCGCCGAGCTGCGGGCGATCGCCGGCCCCGCGGTCCCCCCCCTGGGTGGCGCCGGCGACGAGCGCGCGCGCACGCGGCCCGCGCGGCCGACGCACCACAGTCGAGCGGCGACCGGTGCCTCGGCGCCAGCGGCTCGCGCTTCGGCCCGGGCGCCGGCGCTCACGGTCGGCGTCGACCTCGGCAATACCTACGCGCGCGTCGGCTTGATGCGGCGGCAGATGGAGCTGCTCGGCGACGCGGAGGGCCGGCGCGCACTGCCCGTCGTGGTCGGCTTCCCGCAGCGCGATGAGGTCGTCCTGGGCTGGGACGCGCGCGAACTGCGCGGCGAGCACCCCGAGCAGACGGTGGCGCACTTTACGCGCCTGTTGGGGCTCTCCAAGGCTCAAGCGGAGCGCGAGGGTCTGCTCGACGCGGCGAGCCTACCGGCACGCGGCGGCCGCGACGAGGAGCTCGTCTTCGACGCTCATCGGCGCGAGCTATCGGCCGCGCGGCTGGTCACGCTGCTGCTGGCGCAACTGCGTGCCGTCGCCAGCGAGGCGCTGGCCCAGCCGATCACCGACGCCGTGGTGAGCGTGCCGCTCGGCCTGACGCGTCGGCAGCGCGTGCTCTTGACCGAGGCCGCGGGGCAGGCGGGTTGGGCGCGCTTCTCGCTGATCGACGCCCCGTGGGCCGCGCTGCACGCCTGGGGACTGGATCAGCATCCGGGCGTCGTGGCGGTCTATGATCTCGGCGGCTCGGGCTTCGAGTTCTCCGTGCTGCAAACGGGACCGCCGGCGCAGCGGCGCGTCCTCGGCATGGCCAGTGAGACGGGGGTCGGCTCGATGCTGCTCGACGGCGCGCTGGCCGGGCGGGTGGCGGAGCGCTTCGGTCGCGCCACCGGCATCGACCTGCGCGCGCGTCCGGCGGCGTGGCAGCTGCTGCTCGCGGCCTGCGAGGACGCGAAGTGCCAGCTCAGCGAGCGCAATGCGGTCCAGGTCGTGGCGGGTGAGCTGCTCGAGCCCGAGCTGCTGGCCGAGGCGCAGCACTCGATGGGCTTGGCCTACCGGCTGACGCGCAAGGAGCTCAGCGAGCTGGCGAGCGTCGTCGTCGATCGCTCGCTGGGCGTGGTGGTGCGCGTATTGGTCGAGGCGGGGCTCGCCTCCGACGCCTTGAGCGCCGTGGTGCTCTGCGGTGGCGGTGCCCTGAGCCCGCTGGTGCAGGATGCGGTGGCCGCGTTCTTTGGGCGCGAGCCCTTGGCTCACGATCCCCAGCTTGCGGGCGTCCACGGCGCGGCGAGCCTCGGCGCGTCAGGTGACGAGAGCGCGGTGGAGCTGACCCGCCGCGATGACTGA
- a CDS encoding lytic transglycosylase domain-containing protein: MRSANRAGRSGLALLVAASLAGCATSQRARGPGAGSEASELAALERLVQQSCARHAVDPALVRGVIEVESGFRVDARSSVGARGLMQLMPRTAAALALRLRWPSPQLEDPAFNIEAGTAYLARLLQRFDGRVDLALAAYHTGPSRVQRWVARGTLLPGYSRRYIGAVLAARDRLQGPLDQLASARRPVDLDRAGLRALLRQRLYGPRVDEVAPP, from the coding sequence ATGCGTTCGGCCAACCGCGCTGGGAGGAGCGGGCTTGCGCTGCTGGTGGCGGCCAGCCTGGCAGGCTGTGCGACCTCGCAGCGGGCCCGGGGGCCCGGCGCAGGGTCTGAAGCGTCGGAACTCGCGGCCCTCGAGCGCTTGGTCCAGCAGTCCTGCGCGCGACATGCGGTCGATCCGGCGCTGGTCCGCGGGGTGATCGAGGTCGAGTCGGGCTTTCGCGTCGACGCACGCTCCTCGGTCGGCGCCCGTGGGCTGATGCAGCTGATGCCACGCACCGCCGCCGCGCTGGCCCTGCGCCTGCGCTGGCCTTCGCCGCAGCTCGAGGATCCCGCCTTCAACATCGAGGCCGGCACCGCCTACCTCGCGCGCCTGCTGCAGCGCTTCGACGGACGCGTCGACCTGGCGCTCGCCGCTTACCACACGGGACCGAGCCGGGTGCAGCGCTGGGTCGCACGGGGCACCCTGCTGCCCGGCTACAGCCGCCGTTACATCGGCGCCGTGCTCGCCGCCCGTGACCGGCTCCAGGGCCCGCTGGACCAGCTCGCGAGCGCTCGCCGACCCGTCGACCTCGACCGTGCCGGGCTGCGCGCGCTGCTGCGCCAGCGGCTCTATGGTCCCCGCGTCGATGAGGTGGCGCCGCCCTGA
- a CDS encoding outer membrane protein transport protein, with amino-acid sequence MKGSAGARASAPSSWRRRRSALLVGAVLLCGGLGSLAQASPVGTIFAGAAAADPSAVYWNPAAMTLLQGTRALFFTGVYSTSVRYQRASPSLFDGSYYPEAQFTIASARPTFALVTDAGLRDWRFGLAFGIPTIDGVKWSYNAQGRPSSTRYHGLDPLLGEFLITAAAAYRVTPWLSLALGFDVAGALIRHRLIVDFGARTNQVICARLGAQTCPINAPFAREDPANDGRVNVDGFGWGLGLTAGVLLAPLPWLRLGVGVHQNAGEMQLPTDTSVKVPPAIASFVAQSLPGVALPPLRAHADLAVRMPVIVTAGLAILPLPRLELGVDLHWMDLSTTRTIIGIVRRSNTELIKDVVLTKGRTDYYLLALRGAYRLLPELTVGLRIEYGANTRPEEFVTPTSIDAHRIVLSAGVSWDVLRWLRLYGEFSHYVIASRDIRSSRFAPNPNPTTALEQSFDLPSPIGRYVPSAESIGFGVELSF; translated from the coding sequence ATGAAGGGTAGCGCGGGCGCTCGAGCGTCTGCCCCATCGTCTTGGCGTCGCCGCCGCAGCGCGTTGCTGGTGGGCGCGGTGCTGCTCTGCGGAGGCTTGGGCTCGCTGGCGCAGGCCTCACCAGTGGGCACGATCTTCGCTGGAGCGGCGGCGGCAGATCCCTCCGCCGTCTACTGGAACCCCGCGGCGATGACGCTGCTGCAGGGAACGCGCGCGCTCTTCTTCACCGGGGTCTACAGCACCAGCGTGCGCTACCAGCGCGCGAGCCCGAGCCTCTTCGATGGCTCGTACTACCCGGAGGCGCAGTTCACGATTGCCAGCGCCCGGCCGACCTTCGCCCTGGTGACCGACGCGGGGCTGCGTGACTGGCGCTTCGGCCTCGCCTTTGGCATTCCGACGATCGACGGCGTCAAGTGGTCGTACAACGCTCAGGGGCGCCCCTCGTCGACGCGCTATCACGGGCTCGATCCCTTGCTCGGCGAGTTCCTGATCACGGCGGCCGCGGCCTATCGCGTGACGCCCTGGCTCTCGCTCGCCCTCGGCTTCGACGTCGCCGGCGCGCTGATTCGGCATCGGTTGATCGTCGACTTCGGCGCGCGGACCAACCAGGTGATCTGCGCGCGGCTCGGCGCACAGACCTGTCCGATCAACGCGCCCTTCGCGCGGGAGGACCCGGCCAACGACGGCCGGGTGAATGTCGACGGCTTCGGCTGGGGCCTGGGGCTGACGGCAGGGGTCCTGCTGGCGCCGCTCCCGTGGCTGCGCCTCGGCGTCGGCGTGCATCAGAACGCCGGGGAAATGCAGCTTCCCACCGACACGAGCGTCAAGGTCCCGCCCGCGATCGCCAGCTTCGTCGCCCAGAGCCTGCCGGGCGTCGCGCTGCCGCCGCTGCGCGCCCACGCCGATCTGGCGGTGCGGATGCCGGTGATCGTCACGGCCGGCCTCGCGATCCTACCCCTGCCGCGCCTGGAGCTCGGCGTCGACCTGCATTGGATGGACCTGTCGACGACGCGCACGATCATCGGCATCGTGCGGCGCAGCAACACCGAGCTGATCAAGGACGTCGTCCTGACGAAAGGGCGCACGGATTATTACTTGCTCGCGTTGCGCGGGGCCTACCGCCTGCTGCCTGAGCTGACGGTGGGGCTGCGGATCGAGTACGGCGCCAATACGCGGCCCGAGGAGTTCGTCACGCCGACGAGCATCGACGCGCATCGCATCGTGCTCAGTGCCGGCGTGAGCTGGGACGTATTGCGCTGGCTGCGGCTCTACGGCGAGTTCTCGCACTACGTCATCGCCAGCCGCGACATCAGGTCGAGCCGCTTCGCCCCGAATCCGAACCCGACGACAGCCTTGGAGCAGAGCTTCGACCTGCCCTCGCCGATCGGGCGCTATGTGCCGTCGGCGGAGTCGATCGGCTTCGGTGTGGAGCTGAGCTTCTGA